The Rhodopirellula halodulae genome includes the window ATATTCGCGGCGATGAACACGCACCGCGAATTCCGTGCGTGGAAAGGGCGCGAGTCGCTCGTCTCGCAACGAACGTCCGCAGCCAATTTCTTCGGCATAGGGGTGCAAAGGCTGGTAATTCTGCGGGACCAAGATCTGTTCCGCCGGGTACTTGTCCAGGAATTCCTGAGGAGCTTGGCGAGGATCATGTGTGGCGTTGAATGCGAGATACATGAACGTGGGCTCGTCATGTTCCGCGGCATCAGCGAAGAAATCGTCCGCATGATTCGCGACGACTTCGCTCCAGTGAGTACCGCCTTCCCAAAAACCTCCCCATTTCGGATCCGATGGGGACCATGGATCGGGCTGGCCTTCGATGGGACGGTTGTAACCTTCAGGAAAGTCTTTTGGCATGCCCGGCCGAACGTCACGCACGACGTCAAACGATTTCTGTGCGTTGGCCCGGCAGTGCCATTTGCCGGTCATGTACGTTCGATAGCCGGCGGCCTTCAGCATCTCGCCCCACCAGCGGCCTTCCTCACGTTCTCTTTCTGACTGTTGATAGATCTCTTTCGCCTGCCAGACGAAACGTCCTGAGTTCAGCATGGTGCGACTGGCCAAACAAACCGCACCGCTCCACGAACCCATGTTGTAGGCGTGCGAAAACGAGGTGCCCTCGCGTGCCAAGCGGTCCAGATTTGGCGTTTCCACCTCCTCATTGCCCAATTCTGCGATGGAATCAAAGCACAGGTCATCAGCAAAGATGAAGATGATATTGGGCCGGTCGTCAGCCGTCAGTTGTGGCGAACCGAAGACACAAAAAAGCGTGCCCAAGAAAAGGCACGCTAGCGAACGCAAGGAAGGCATGGGCGTGGGGAGCTAGGTGGGATGTGGGATGGGAAAGTTCCCAGTCTAGCTGAACGCCTTTGCTTTGGGTGGTTCTATGGAGTTCAGCTCGCACCCAATTCCACATCGATTTTGGCATCACGGGCTGCGTCACGAAGCTTGCTCAGTGCTCGAGCCTCAAGCTGCCGCACTCGTTCCTTTGTCACGCCCATTTCCTCACCGACTTCCTTCAGAGTCAGCGGCTCGACGCCACGTTGCAGTCCGAAGCGGGCGCTGATGATCTTTTGCTCCCGCTCGTCCAATCGATCCAGGATTCGTGCCAGCTCACGCTGACGTTGTAGCTGGACCGTTTCCTCCAAGTACGGATCCAAACGCTCGTCTTGGTGGGCGACGAACATCTCGTCCGGAGTCGCTCGGAAGCGATCGCGGTGTTTGAATTCGTTCGGAATGGTCCGAGCGAAGTTTTTCATGATCGCCCACGATGCATACGTGCTGAACTTGTTTCCGCGGGAGTAATCAAACTTCTCCACGGCACGGATCAACGACATGTTGCCGTCACTGATCAGCGAAAAGAAATCTTCCGCCGAAGCCACATGGCGTTTCGCGATCGAGACCACGAGACGCAGGTTGGCCTGGACGATCTTATTCTTGACCTTCACCGCCTCTTCGTAGAGCGATTGGATTTGGTCCATGACACCAGCGTCCATCTTGTCCGCATCGGTCAACGACTGACGCAGCTTGTTGGCTCGGTGCTTCAGGTAATTCATCTTGCGGAACAAATGGCCTTCTTGTTCCCGCGTCAGCAACGGAACGTCGTAGAGCGCGGCCAAGTAGCTGGGGAGTTCCGACGGTGCACGAACTTTGCGAGCGTTTTCCGACGCGGGCATTTCAGCCAGGTATTCGCTTTCACGCGAGGTGTCTTCAAAGTCCTCGTTGTAGATGTACTCCAAAGGCATCTCCAGCAACTGCTGCATTCGAACTTCGTTCAAGATGCGCTGAATGCTAGTGCGAGTGCGTTTGAATCGTTTGCACAGTTGTGGGATGGTCGCGCCGTGAATTTGCAATTGGTGGATGACGCGTTTGTCTTCGTCGCTGAGCGTTTCGCGATGGTGAGGAAATATCGCCAACTGGCGATTTCGCGAATCGAAATTCTTCAGCGTGTACCGAACCGTTTCGGGGGATCGGTGCATGATTGAGGCGATTTGCTGGATCACTTCAGCGAAGGTGGCACCACCTTCCACCAATTGACGGGCACGTTCGACCATCTCGGTCTTTTCGCCGTCGGTCAGTTGGCTGAAGCGTTCGCCGCGACGGACCTTTTCGCGGTTGTTGGCGATGAAGCGGTCGACGCTGCTGTTGAGGAAGCCGACACGTTTCCGTTTGCCGAACAGGAACTTCCGACTGACCAAACCCGCATCGCGCCAACGGCTGATGGTCTTGGTGGAAACGTGAAAATTACGGCTCAAATCGGCCACGGTGTGAACATGCTCACCGGCTTCGTCGGCCCGAATGTCCGCCGCGTCCGAGAGGTCTTCGATCAACAGACGCAGATCATGAGCCAGGTCGGCCGAGGCGATCGTTTGGCGAAGCGAGGATTCGGGGCGGTAATTGGTGATGCGGAACGTAACGTAATCCAAGGAATAATCGCGATCGGGTTGAATCTCCGACAGCAATTTTTCGGCCAACAAGGACTGCTCGATCTTCTTGGCACGGGGGCTGAACCGAGCCAATTGGTCGCGAAGTTCTTTGATAGCAATGTTGCGATAAGACGAATGCATGTTCTTGGTTTCCCAATACAGAACTGTCCGTGCCGTTGTCCTTGCGACCCCGGCGGGTCGTCAGCACGTCAATTCAATTTGCCCGGGGGCCACCTTATCCGTAAGGCGATCAGTCAGATCGGGCAGAGAGATTTCGTTTCCGTGATCAGCCGTGACGCTGGACGAAAATCCTCCTCTTTCTCACCACCCGCTCATCCGACGCGACTCCGTGCCACGTCAGTTGAGGTGCAACGTGCTTCGACGACTCCTGGAAATTCACTCGTCGCTGAAATTCGAGGCACCTCGTGGGCTGCCATGATTAGAGCGTTTGTTCTTGACGAGAGTTCACCAAGACCAACGTGGGACGCGAATTTGACGAGTTTTTTCGTCAGATGCATTCCGCCAAGTTTCCCCCGTCGACCTAAATCAACGAGAGCAACGTGTGCGGTCTGCGTGGCGACCTTGCCCGAATCAGGACAAGGAAGCAGTAGTGAAATTTCCGGACCAAAAAGTCGCCGGGAAAACGAAAAATCAATTTGACTTTGCAAGTGTCTTGCAAAACGCGGTGTTTTTGCTTGCACAAAAATTCGAGACCAACTGGAAGTGTCCTCGTCGCTGCCAAAAATGTGCAAACTTTACAATCACTTTGAAACTTTGGCAGTCTCACATTGAGAATCGAGTCCGCTGGCGTCAAAACCGGTCAACCGGAACAACCGGATGAGCCGAATGAACGAGATGGGACCACTCTCGCCGAGTGATCGCACCATTTCGACTCTGACCATTGCTGGACTGAACATGACGAATTCGACTCCCGATCATGATCTTTCGAATTCCTGTCTCGGAAGCCGCCGCGCTTTCTTCGCTCGAATGCTCGCCACCGGGGCCGCCGTTGCGGCGGGGCCAGTGGCACTGGACAGATCAGTTCACGCCGCGAGGCCGGGACAACAAGACGCGATTCTGCGTCCCAATCTGGATCGGGATTTGTTCCGAGTCCGCATGGAAATGGATGTCAAAGGCAATGTGAACCTGACCAAGGATCCGTTGCTGGCTCAAACGGCCGACAAACCGACCAAGCAGCAGTTGCCGATCACCGCCAAGGTGGCGTTGGACTTCGAAGAACGCTATCTGCGTCCGGAACAAGTCGATCGCGAATCACCCATCATCGCGGTGGAACGACATTACCACACCGCCGAAGGTGTCAGCCGATTGAGTCGCTTGGATCAACGCACTGAGTTGCGTGGTGGCTTGGGGACGATCGTCGCACGTCGCGATCAATTGCCCGAGGCGATTTACGCGACGGATGATTACCTGACGCACGATGAGTTGGACCTGTTGCGAACGCCACTCGCCAGCGTTGTCGTGGACCGATTGGTTCCGACGCAAACGCTTCGTCTGAATGAAAAGGTGGAACTCGACAAGGACGTCCTGGCCTCCGCGTTCAATCTCAGCGGCGTTGCTCAAAGCGACGTGGAGATCAGCTTGGTCTCCAACGATTCGAAGAATGCGAAGTTGCAGTTTCAGGGCAAAATCGACGGCTTTGCCAACGGTGTCCCGACACAACTGCGAGTGCTGGGCAAGCTGACCTATCAACACTCCGAACGTGCGGTGACTTGGGCGGCCGTCGCGATTCACGAGACCCGTGAAATCGGAATGGCAGAGCCTGGGTTTGATGTCACCGCCACGATTCGAATGATCCGCAAACCGCTTCCGTCGGTTCAGTTTCTGTCGAAGAACGCCGTCGCCGTGGATTTCGATGCACCACCGCCGGCTGATCGGCTGCTGATGGCCATCGATTGCGAGAAAATTGGTGTTTCAGCGCTACTGGATCGTCGCTGGAAGATCATGCAGGACGGCGCCGGCCAAGCGGTTTTGCGAATGATTGAAAACGAACAGAGCATTGCGCAGTGCAATCTGCGGTCGCTTCCGAAGTATCCCGCCGGAAACCAATTGTCGCTGGAGGCCTTCGAAGCTGACGTGCAAAGGACGCTGGGCAAGCAGTTTGGCCAGCTCGTTCGATCCGAGGAGCAGCTATCCGATTCCGGTTTGCGCGTTTTGCACGTGAATGCCACTGGTGAGGTGCAGGGAATCCCCATCCAGTGGATCGTGATGCATTTCAGCGACGAGACCGGCCGCCGAATCCAGGCCACACTGACGATGGACAGCGAAAGCGTGAACAAATTGGACGGTTCCGACGTTCAATTGGCAGCCTCGCTGCAGTGGGATCGTCCCGGAGCATTGGATTCCGAAGAAGCCACAGAAAAATTGGGCCGCGAGGGAACGGAAACAGCTTCCTCGGGCAAGCAGCAATTAAGATTAAGTCCGGCTGCATCGTCTGGACCGGGCAACAATGGTCCTGAGCATATCATCTCAGCCAGTGATCTCCCCTCGTCCAAACGTTAACAACGGCTTTTCATGTTGACCTTTGCCACCGCTTCCGCATCCAGCGCCGGTTCCGCCAAACGCTTTCAATGCGTTTGTGGCGCCGAACGAGCCTGGGTTTCCTTGGGTGATCGCGTGCACCGCCGACTTTCCGCCCTCGTTGTGGCATCGATGGTCGTTTGGGGGGCGAGCATTTTCTGCCCCAGCCCTGTTTTCTCGCAAGAATCCGATGCGGATCCCTCGACGCAAGTTCAGACCGAGTTTGCACCGGGAGTGGTGACCGTCATTCCACCCGCTCCCGACCCGAAGGAAACCTTCGACGGACCGCTCACGCTGCAGTCGTTGGCTGACAGTCACCCGGAAATCAGCTGGCAAACCGACGATCATCCCGACGGGGAGCCGCATTTCGATCCTCGTTCAAGAACGCTGGCCGAAATGGCCAAGCAAGTGATTTTGCGTCGCGAAATTTATTGCTTTGAGTTTTCGTTCAAACCTTTGCGTCAAATGTACTTGGACGTTCCTCGTCCTGACGGTCGGATGCAGCGGAAGTTGGTACACTACATGGTGTATCGAGTTCGCTATCGGGGGGGCGATTTACGTCCCGCATTTGATGATCCCAAGAATCCGATTTACCAACGAATCGAATCGGTCAGCTACAGCTCACGCCGATTCTTCCCGATGTTGGTCCTGAAGGATCATGAATCTGACCGCAAATACGTCGATCAGATCCTGCCGATTGCAAAAGAGCGAATCGCGGTCCGTGAGCAAATCACGGCTCCGCTGCACAATTCGGTGGACATCAGCACCGTGAAAATCCCTCGGACCACGGACGAGAACGCTCCGGGAGTCTGGGGCGTGGCGACTTGGGTGGATGTGGAACCCGGTTTGGATTTCTTCTCAATCGACGTGTTCGGATTGACGAATGCATTCCAGCAAGACGGCGAAGGCGACGAGGCTCCGTATCGGCGCAAGGCTCTGACGCTGAATTTCTATCGTCCCGGCGACGCGATGGACCAAACCGAGGACCGAGTACGCTTTGGCGTGCCGGCCTATTCGGATCCGGAAGAACAAAAATACACCCTGGATCAGTATGGGCTGGAACAACGACTTGATTACAAGTGGTCGTTCCGCTAATCTCTCGCCCTCTCAAAAATCCACATACACTTTTCACTGATCAAAACGCAGAACTTCGATGGCACATAAAAAGGGTCAGGGCAGCAGCCGCAACGGTCGTGACAGCAACGCGCAGCGTCGTGGTGTCAAGAAATATGGTGGTGAAGCTGTGGTCGCCGGCAACATCTTGGTTCGTCAGGTTGGAACCAAATTCCATCCCGGCGCCGGTGTCGGCATGGGCAACGACTACACGTTGTTCGCATTGGTCGACGGCAAAGTCCGCTTCGATCGCAAAGGTCGTCGCGTCAACATCGACG containing:
- a CDS encoding sulfatase-like hydrolase/transferase, whose product is MPSLRSLACLFLGTLFCVFGSPQLTADDRPNIIFIFADDLCFDSIAELGNEEVETPNLDRLAREGTSFSHAYNMGSWSGAVCLASRTMLNSGRFVWQAKEIYQQSEREREEGRWWGEMLKAAGYRTYMTGKWHCRANAQKSFDVVRDVRPGMPKDFPEGYNRPIEGQPDPWSPSDPKWGGFWEGGTHWSEVVANHADDFFADAAEHDEPTFMYLAFNATHDPRQAPQEFLDKYPAEQILVPQNYQPLHPYAEEIGCGRSLRDERLAPFPRTEFAVRVHRREYYALLTHMDAMIGRILDAVDQSGEADNTWIFFTADHGLAVGQHGLLGKQNPYDHSVRVPFLVKGPGVQAGGRVKEPVYLQDVMPTTLELAQIEKPAHIDFHSVLPLMNGARSAYPTIYGAYLDLQRSIRTEQYKLIVFPKAKTVQLFDMLNDPLEQHDLAANPAMAAIVKDLFDQLQILQTSLGDELVLPAELIGS
- a CDS encoding sigma-70 family RNA polymerase sigma factor; its protein translation is MHSSYRNIAIKELRDQLARFSPRAKKIEQSLLAEKLLSEIQPDRDYSLDYVTFRITNYRPESSLRQTIASADLAHDLRLLIEDLSDAADIRADEAGEHVHTVADLSRNFHVSTKTISRWRDAGLVSRKFLFGKRKRVGFLNSSVDRFIANNREKVRRGERFSQLTDGEKTEMVERARQLVEGGATFAEVIQQIASIMHRSPETVRYTLKNFDSRNRQLAIFPHHRETLSDEDKRVIHQLQIHGATIPQLCKRFKRTRTSIQRILNEVRMQQLLEMPLEYIYNEDFEDTSRESEYLAEMPASENARKVRAPSELPSYLAALYDVPLLTREQEGHLFRKMNYLKHRANKLRQSLTDADKMDAGVMDQIQSLYEEAVKVKNKIVQANLRLVVSIAKRHVASAEDFFSLISDGNMSLIRAVEKFDYSRGNKFSTYASWAIMKNFARTIPNEFKHRDRFRATPDEMFVAHQDERLDPYLEETVQLQRQRELARILDRLDEREQKIISARFGLQRGVEPLTLKEVGEEMGVTKERVRQLEARALSKLRDAARDAKIDVELGAS
- the rpmA gene encoding 50S ribosomal protein L27; this translates as MAHKKGQGSSRNGRDSNAQRRGVKKYGGEAVVAGNILVRQVGTKFHPGAGVGMGNDYTLFALVDGKVRFDRKGRRVNIDVA